The Novosphingobium terrae genome has a window encoding:
- a CDS encoding TonB-dependent receptor domain-containing protein, with translation MLAVCGVAVAGTAAAQPQQADAPAAAQDAAPLAPAVPDKDIIVTGSRTVKNGDASPTPVTVVTTENLTNLRPTSITESINTLPVFSGSRGAFSNPGASGGVSGGNGNAAQLNLRNLGGQRTLVLLDGRRVPPTSFTNIVDADVIPQLLVKRVDTVTGGVSAVYGSDAVSGVVNFITDTKFEGLKMQAQAGISQLGDDPSQEAAIAFGKKFADGKGHFEASYEFRNDSGIDSRASRSWLNRPVVTGAGTAASPYTLTTNTTISTSPFGGRINGCGTGCALAGQYFGANGVLSAFNNGTASNSAGVQSGGAGGYYDNSLKAATRQHQIYARFDYDLTDDIHAFFVGSGNFKHNTSFGSAYQLGTGETYSTGNAFLSPAYASQMTGSTFTMSSILAEAGRPRYDSDTRQLMFTAGLEGKIGSKYDWSLSYVRGDSRLTTVISNDLNQQKLSAALDAVNVNGVATCYAATQANTAAAYANCSPLNLFGPSAASAASLAYIMDTTRYVASTGQHDVNASISGSPFSTWAGEVTTALSGEWRMQSFSATSTSTPTMYANCTNLRYNCSSSTTLDNITLPSNPHVSQSVWEVAGEANVPLVKDARFFRDLSVNLAARYTKYNTVGAYWTWKIGGDWKVSHELRFRGTISRDIRAPTLNDLYATQSVVPVSNQDLLGKTPTGTLVPSVNLSNPNLTAEIGKTWTAGFVYKPDFIRGFSLAVDYYNIKISNAITTVQGFQPSTQQGCNTGGISLYCNLIQRDPTTGAVTAWYVQPINLSKITTYGVDFEANYATHIGNHAFNLRGLTAWQPHIRYIQPGVAVIDQGDVAFGSNGLTASPSWRITGTASFNVTQAFRLDAIYRWRNSMKLWGDPTVVWAPGQGTVGAFGQLGLNASFSFDAMSAGKGEFFVNVQNLFDAKPQAINAPGTSTGPGGFGGWAMTDDPVGRYFTAGVRLKF, from the coding sequence ATGCTGGCCGTTTGTGGCGTGGCGGTGGCCGGTACGGCCGCGGCGCAGCCTCAGCAGGCCGATGCTCCGGCAGCCGCGCAGGATGCGGCCCCTCTGGCCCCTGCGGTGCCTGACAAGGATATCATCGTCACCGGCTCGCGCACGGTGAAGAATGGTGACGCCAGCCCCACGCCGGTCACGGTCGTCACCACCGAGAATCTCACCAATCTGCGCCCCACCAGCATCACGGAATCGATCAACACCCTGCCGGTGTTCTCGGGCTCACGCGGGGCCTTCAGCAATCCGGGCGCGTCGGGCGGCGTGTCGGGCGGCAATGGCAATGCCGCGCAGCTCAACCTGCGCAATCTGGGCGGCCAGCGCACGCTGGTGCTGCTCGATGGCCGGCGCGTGCCGCCGACCTCCTTCACCAACATCGTCGATGCCGACGTCATTCCGCAGCTGCTGGTCAAGCGCGTGGATACGGTGACGGGCGGTGTCTCGGCGGTCTATGGTTCGGATGCGGTCTCGGGCGTGGTGAACTTCATCACCGACACCAAATTCGAGGGGCTGAAGATGCAGGCGCAGGCCGGGATCTCGCAATTGGGCGATGATCCCAGCCAGGAAGCCGCCATCGCTTTCGGCAAGAAATTCGCTGACGGCAAAGGCCATTTCGAAGCCAGCTATGAGTTCCGCAACGATTCCGGCATCGACAGCCGCGCCTCGCGCTCGTGGCTGAACCGCCCGGTGGTGACGGGGGCGGGCACGGCAGCCTCGCCCTACACGCTGACGACCAACACCACCATCTCCACCAGCCCCTTCGGTGGCCGCATCAATGGTTGCGGCACGGGCTGCGCGCTGGCCGGCCAGTATTTCGGCGCCAATGGTGTGTTGAGCGCCTTCAACAATGGCACCGCTTCCAACAGTGCGGGTGTGCAGAGCGGTGGTGCGGGCGGCTACTATGACAATTCGCTCAAGGCCGCGACGCGCCAGCATCAGATCTATGCCCGTTTCGACTATGATCTGACTGACGACATCCATGCCTTCTTCGTGGGCAGCGGCAACTTCAAGCACAACACCTCTTTCGGCAGCGCCTATCAGCTGGGCACGGGCGAGACCTATTCGACCGGCAATGCCTTCCTCTCGCCGGCCTATGCCTCGCAGATGACCGGCTCGACCTTCACCATGAGCAGCATTCTGGCCGAGGCCGGGCGCCCGCGCTATGATTCCGACACGCGCCAGCTGATGTTCACGGCGGGTCTGGAAGGCAAGATCGGCAGCAAGTATGACTGGTCGCTCTCCTATGTGCGGGGTGACTCGCGTCTGACCACCGTCATTTCCAACGATCTCAACCAGCAGAAGCTGTCGGCGGCGCTTGATGCGGTGAATGTGAACGGCGTGGCCACCTGCTATGCCGCCACGCAGGCCAACACCGCCGCCGCCTATGCCAATTGCTCGCCGCTCAACCTGTTCGGGCCCAGCGCGGCCAGCGCCGCCTCGCTGGCCTATATCATGGACACCACGCGCTATGTGGCCAGCACCGGCCAGCATGACGTGAACGCCTCGATCTCGGGCAGCCCTTTCTCGACCTGGGCGGGTGAGGTGACCACCGCTCTGTCGGGTGAGTGGCGCATGCAGTCCTTCTCGGCGACCAGCACCTCGACGCCGACGATGTATGCCAATTGCACCAATCTGCGCTACAATTGCTCGTCCTCGACCACGCTGGACAACATCACCCTGCCGTCGAACCCGCATGTCTCGCAGTCGGTGTGGGAAGTGGCGGGCGAGGCCAATGTGCCGCTGGTCAAGGATGCCCGCTTCTTCCGTGACCTGAGCGTCAATCTGGCCGCGCGCTACACCAAATACAACACGGTGGGCGCCTATTGGACCTGGAAGATCGGTGGCGACTGGAAGGTCAGCCATGAGCTGCGCTTCCGCGGCACCATCAGCCGCGACATCCGGGCGCCCACCCTGAACGATCTCTATGCCACCCAAAGTGTGGTGCCGGTGAGCAATCAGGATCTGCTGGGCAAGACGCCGACCGGCACGCTGGTGCCCTCGGTCAATCTGTCGAACCCCAATCTGACGGCGGAAATCGGCAAGACCTGGACGGCGGGCTTTGTCTACAAGCCTGATTTCATTCGTGGCTTCAGTCTGGCGGTCGATTATTACAACATCAAGATCAGCAATGCGATCACCACGGTGCAGGGCTTCCAGCCTTCCACCCAGCAGGGCTGCAACACGGGCGGCATCTCGCTCTATTGCAATCTGATCCAGCGCGATCCCACCACCGGCGCGGTGACGGCCTGGTATGTGCAGCCGATCAACCTGTCGAAGATCACCACCTATGGCGTCGATTTCGAGGCCAATTACGCCACCCATATCGGCAACCACGCCTTCAACCTGCGCGGGTTGACGGCATGGCAGCCGCATATCCGCTACATCCAGCCGGGCGTGGCGGTGATCGATCAGGGCGATGTGGCCTTCGGCAGCAACGGCCTGACCGCCAGCCCGAGCTGGCGCATCACCGGCACGGCCAGCTTCAACGTCACGCAGGCCTTCCGTCTGGATGCGATCTATCGCTGGCGCAATTCCATGAAGCTGTGGGGTGATCCCACGGTGGTCTGGGCGCCGGGGCAGGGCACTGTGGGGGCCTTCGGCCAGCTGGGCCTGAATGCTTCCTTCAGCTTCGATGCGATGAGCGCGGGCAAGGGCGAGTTCTTCGTGAACGTGCAGAATCTGTTCGACGCCAAGCCGCAGGCGATCAATGCGCCGGGCACCTCGACCGGCCCGGGCGGCTTTGGCGGCTGGGCCATGACCGACGATCCGGTGGGCCGCTATTTCACGGCAGGCGTGCGCCTGAAGTTCTGA
- a CDS encoding winged helix-turn-helix transcriptional regulator, whose translation MVKARHSRLDCTPGCAVEAAVSLIDGKWKAVILYHLLDGPIRFNALRRMVGDVTQRMLTNQLRELEADGLIHREVFAQVPPRVDYSLSDRGLSLSPIIMALKDWGEANMDLFGRRLAA comes from the coding sequence ATGGTAAAGGCCCGCCACTCCCGCCTCGACTGCACGCCCGGCTGCGCGGTGGAAGCCGCTGTCAGCCTGATTGACGGCAAGTGGAAGGCGGTGATCCTCTACCATCTGCTCGATGGCCCGATCCGCTTCAACGCCCTGCGCCGCATGGTGGGCGATGTCACCCAGCGCATGCTGACCAATCAATTGCGGGAGCTGGAAGCCGATGGGCTGATCCACCGCGAGGTCTTTGCACAAGTGCCGCCCCGGGTGGATTATTCGCTGTCGGATCGGGGGTTGTCCCTTTCGCCGATCATCATGGCGCTGAAGGACTGGGGTGAGGCCAATATGGACCTCTTCGGGCGAAGGCTGGCGGCGTAA